GGGAGGGGGCGGGCGGGGCGTCGGGGCGCTGGTCGCCCCCTCCCACGTGCGCCTGCGCGCCCCACCAGTACGCGTGCCACTCCCACCAGGCGGCCTCCTCCCCCGCCAGGTGTTCGGCCGCGTCGCGGACGATCCGACCGCCGATCCTTTTGAATAGGGCGAACAGTGCGCTGTCGCCCAGAACCGGACGCAGCTCCACTGCCGGGTCGTTCCCGGTCTCGGAGCCGGCGCCGGTGACGACCGGGCGTCTCCGGTGAGCGCGGTCGACCTCGGCCAGTCGGTCGTCCGCGGGCGTGTCGCCGATCATCAGCAGCCCCGGTCGCAGTTCCCGCGAGAGGGGTGGCCGCCCCGTGGGAAGGGGTTCAGGGCGCTCGGCCACGTGCAGCCGCATACGCAGTTCGGCCCGGTGCCGACGGTCCACGCCCACGGCCCGGGCCGCCAGATGGGCCGCGGCAGCGACCCGGCCGTGCTCGCGCAGCAGGGCGTCCAGGAGCCCGGCCAGCTCCGCGCCGGACCGATACTTCGGGAGAGTGTTCTCGAAGAGCTGGGCTTCGGTGGAGCGGTTTCTGGTGGATCCGACCGGGTGGGGAGGGCGCCCGGTGGGCTGCTCGTCGGGGGTGGCGAGGGCCGATTGCCCTTCCTGCCAGCGGGTGGACCAGTCACTTGCGTGGTAGGCGAACCAGCCGGGTTCGTCGGTGAGGTCGTGGCGGCGGGCGGCCCAGCGGACGGCCCGGACCGCCCCGTGGCCCCGGCCCGAACGGGCACCGATCCGGATGCCCGGGCCGTCGTCTCCCAGCCCTCGGGCGGCCAGGGCCAGCAGGGTGAGCAGATGGGCCTCCTCGTCCGGTGCGGTGACACGCAGTCGCAGGTGAGCCGTGAAAACCGTGCCCGCCGGCAGGACCTCCCACTGCCACATCCGACCGGGGTACACACTGCCGGTGGCCGGGTCCACCCG
This DNA window, taken from Nocardiopsis exhalans, encodes the following:
- a CDS encoding RAMP superfamily CRISPR-associated protein produces the protein MLNTGPSPEPEPAHGPGPAGPVWEFAVRLLLLTDTHVGAARATPRHAAESDVDLHLDRDPRTGVPRLRATTLAGLLRHELLVRTADPVGAAALLGSSDAGEATGESALTTLPSPLDIDDSHATLPEEAGVTVRVGTRVDPATGSVYPGRMWQWEVLPAGTVFTAHLRLRVTAPDEEAHLLTLLALAARGLGDDGPGIRIGARSGRGHGAVRAVRWAARRHDLTDEPGWFAYHASDWSTRWQEGQSALATPDEQPTGRPPHPVGSTRNRSTEAQLFENTLPKYRSGAELAGLLDALLREHGRVAAAAHLAARAVGVDRRHRAELRMRLHVAERPEPLPTGRPPLSRELRPGLLMIGDTPADDRLAEVDRAHRRRPVVTGAGSETGNDPAVELRPVLGDSALFALFKRIGGRIVRDAAEHLAGEEAAWWEWHAYWWGAQAHVGGGDQRPDAPPAPSRVRLRATPALTGGAALTTTRLTVDALFGDAVDGRLFTTDLHCGGSAEVVFDITEPDDAVRGLLALVVRELATVPLDALGAGTGSGNGRLVATRAVLVSHEGDGSEPHEVDLIAALANPHGRDAQVARGWLPALHRRISAPGPADDGELS